The sequence AATCTCCATCGCCTTTATCCTGCTGGCGATGGCCAAAGAGCGCACCGAACTGCGCCACCGAACCGCGGCGATGGTCGATCCCTTGACCGGGATCGCCAATCGCCGCGCGTTTCTTCACGATGCTGCGGCGATGGCCAAGCACCATCTTGCCGATCCGCTGCCCACGGCCGTGATGTTGGTCGATCTCGATCACTTCAAGTCTATCAACGACCGCTTCGGCCATGCCGTCGGCGATCGCGTGCTCGAAGTGTTCACCGCCGCGGCGTCGGAAGCCATCCGGCCGAACGACCTTATCGGCCGCATCGGCGGCGAGGAATTCGCCGCGGTACTGCATGACATCAAATCGGTGGAGGCCGTCGCGGTGGCCGAGCGGATCCGCGAAACCTTCGCGCACGTCGCTCAAGTCGTCGATGGGCGACCGGTCAACGCCACTGTCAGCATCGGCCTTGTGCATTGCGACGGAGACGTGCTCGACATCGCCGAACTGCTGTCGCAGGCCGACCAGGCGCTCTATTTCGCCAAGGAAAATGGCCGCAATCGTGTCGAAGTCGCCTCGCTGGAGATGATCCTCAGGCGCAACGACGAGGCGCTGGCGCCGCTCACCGGCGCCGAGCCTGTTCAGGTCAGCGCCGCCTGAACTTCCGCGTTCATCGCCGCGTCCCGCACCACGCCCGGTTGGACCCGCGCTGCCCACCGTTGCAATTTGCCGCCTGCCGACGCATAGCCTTGTCCTTATAACTCGTCACGAGGGCAGGCACGTTCCATGAAGCGCAGCACCGATCGCATCCTCACCACCCATGTCGGCAGTCTGATCCGGCCGGCCGAGTTGCAGGAGTTTCTGCGCGCGGTGCAGGGCGGCAAGCCCTATGACGAGAAGGCCTACCAGACATGCCTGACCGACAGCGTCGCCGCGGTGGTCAGGCAGCAGGCCGATACGGGCATCGACGTGCCGAGCGATGGCGAGTTCGGCAAGTCGATTTCCTGGGCGCAGTATGCACTGACGCGGCTGTCCGGCTTCGAGCGCCGGCCGATCAAGGAAGACAAGGCCAATCCGTTCAAGCGCGGCGCCGATCGCACGCGCTTTGCCGACTTCTATGCCGAACTCGACGCCAAGGAAGCTGTCTCGACAACAACCGAAGCCATCTGCGTCGGGCCGATCGCCTATACGGGGCTCGGCGAATTGCAGCGCGACATCGAGAACTTCAAGGCCGCGCTCGGCAAGGTGAAAGTCTCGGAAGGCTTTCTGCCGGTGGCCGCGCCGGCCAGCGTTATTCCGGATCGCAAGAACGAATTCTACAAGACCGACGAGGAATTGCAGACGGCGATCGCGGGCGCCATGCGCACCGAATACAAGGCGATCATTGATGCCGGCCTCGTCGTGCAACTCGACGATGCGCGCTCTGCCGTCACTTATGACCGCATGGTGCCGCCGGGTTCCTTCGCCGACTACAAGAGCTGGCTGGAAAAGCAGATCGAGGTCATGAACGAGGCCACCAAGGGCTTGCCGCAGGAGCAGATCCGCTACCACGTCTGCTGGGGCTCGTGGCCGGGTCCGCATGTGTCCGACGTGCCGCTCAAGGATATCGTCGACGTGATCCTGAAGGCCAAAGTCGGTGCCTTCGTCATCGAGGGTGCCAATCCGCGTCACGAGCACGAATGGAAGGTGTGGAAGAACGCCAAGCTCGACGGCCGCGTGCTCATCCCCGGCGTCATCAGCCACGCCACCAATGTGGTCGAACACCCCGAACTGGTCGCGGAGCGCATCGTGCGCCTCGCCAACCTCGTCGGCCGCGAGAACGTTATCGGCGGCACCGACTGCGGCTTCGCGCAGGGCCCGTTCTACCGCCGGGTCCATCCGTCCGTGATGTGGGCCAAGCTGGAAGCGCTGGTCGCCGGCGCGCGGCTGGCGACGGCCGAGCTGTGGGGCAGGGCTGCGGCCTGAGCCGGGGCCGTTGCGCATTCGGAGTATGTAAAGGTCCCGGTTCTACAGCGCGACACTGGCGTGCCGCGCCGCGCCCGGGACAAAAAAGCTACCTTCTCGTCCTCGCGTCCGCTTCCTTCGCCAATGCGACGAGTTTGTCCGCCACCTTCACGGGATAATCATTGCCTGGCTGCAATTGCCTGAGCGGTTCGGGCAGGCGAGCGAGGTCGCGTGCGGCGCGCTCGCGGATTTGCGCCAGCGTTGGCGCCGGCTTGATCCGCTCGCCGCCGCGCATGACTTGCTCGATCAGCGGTTCGCCGGCCTGCGGATCGCCTTCGACCGACAGCGCGTCGCCGCTCATGCGGCCGTCGGCCCCGTAGGAGCGCCAGACCTGCTTACGGCCCGGCCAGGTCTGCTTGCCCTCCGATAACTTGCGCTTCGGCGTGCCTTTGTATTCCTGCAGCTTGTAGGCGCAATCGAGCGACGGCGCATCGATCGAGGCGTCGAGGTTGACGCCGATGCCGAAGCCGTCAATCGGCGCGCGTTCCGTCATCATCCCTTGCAGCACATCCTCATTGATGCCGCCGCTGACGAGAATGATGACGTCCTTGAGCCCGCCGGCGTTGAGAATGCCGCGCACCTTGCGGGCCGAGGCGATGAGATCGCCGGAGTCGATACGCACGCCGCGGATAACGATGCCATCGGCCTTCAGCCGTGCCGAAAGCTCCACGACTTTGCGCGCGCCGGCCTCAGTGTCGTAGGTGTCGATCAGGAAGATGACATCGTTCGGCCGCGCCCGCGCGAAGGTCTCGAACGCCGTCAGTTCGTCGTCATGCACCTGGATGTAGGAATGCGCCATGGTGCCCATCACCGGGATGCCATAACGCTGGCCGGCCACCACATTGGCGGCACCGGAAAAGCCGGCGATGTAACTGGCGCGCGCCGAATAGAGCCCGGCCTCGGCGCCGTGCGCCGTACGCAGCCCGAAATCGGAGAGAATCTTGCCCGGCGCCGCCAGCACCATGCGCGCCGCCTTGGAGGCGATCAGCGTCTGGAAATGCAGGATGTTGATGAGCCGCGATTCAACGAGCTGCGCCTGCGGCAAGGGCGCGGTGATGCGGATCAGCGGCTCATTGGGGAAGCACACCGAGCCTTCGGGAATAGCGTGGACGTCGCCGGTAAAGCGGAAGTCTTTCAGATAGGCGAGGAAGTTGTCACGGAAGCGCCCGGTGCTCTTGAGCCAGTCGATTTCCTCGGACGTGAAGCGCAGCGTTTCGATGTAATCGAGCGCGTCCTCAAGCCCCGCCGCGAGCAGAAAGCCGCGCCGCGCCGGCAGGCGCCGCACGAAGAATTCGAACACCGCTTCGCCGGTCTCACCCTTGTCCAGGTAGGCCTGGACCATGTTGAGTTCATAAAGGTCGGTGGTCAGCGCGCTGACTGGCGGCGTAGTGGGGGTGGGCATGTGCGTGGGAGCCAAATTTGTTGAACGGCGCTGGACGTATGCACGATAATTGCCGTTCGGGCGAGCATAGGGATCGCGGCGACAGATGATCGCCCACGGCAAAAATCAGCGGCCACACCTTGACGTGCCGCTTCATGACGAAATCGCAAGATATTGATTTTGTTTAGAAAATGGCTCCCGAGGCTGGGATCGAACCAGCGACCATTCGATTAACAGTCGAATGCTCTACCGCTGAGCTACTCGGGAACAGGGCGTTTCCGCCTGACAGGGTGGGGCTATAACAAAGCCGTCCTGATTTGCAAGCCGGAACAAGGGCCGGCTGTGAAGTTGGAGGCCTCGCCCGGAATCGAACCGGGGTGCAAGGATTTGCAGTCCTCTGCGTAACCACTCCGCCACGAGGCCATCCGGAGGCGCAGGCCGGTACGGCCGGCATCTCCGAAGGCCCGAGCCTATACAGGACGATAACGCGGTCGACAACGGCTGGATGACAGTCTTCGTCGGCTTGCCTTTTGATCTGCCGTGCCGCACAAAAGCCGCGCGTTTTGGCCCCTGCGCTGTCCCTTGCGCTTCGAAGGGCCGAGCATCGAGGTTTGCGATGACCGATTTTGCCAGTGCGCGCCGTCACATGGTTGATGGCCAGATTCGCCCTGCCGATGTCACCGATCTGCGCATCACCACGGCGATGCTCGAGGTGCCGCGTGAGGCCTTCGTGCCGGAGAAGGCGCTGGCTTATCTGGATCTCGATCTCAATCTCGGCGTGGCCAGGCGCTGCCTGATGAAGCCGATGGTGCTGGCCAAGCTCATCCAGGCCCTTGAGATCGAAGCGACCGACAAGGTTCTCATCGTTGGCGCCGCCACCGGCTATTCCGCTGCGATTCTGGCGCGCATGGCCGGCGAGGTGGTGGCGCTGGAGCAGGAAGAAGGGCTCGCGCGTAGCGCCTCGGCCGCGCTGACCGGCACCACCAATGTGAAAGTCGTCACCGGACCGCTGTCGTCAGGCTATGCCAGCGCGGCGCCTTACGATGCCATGCTGGTCGAAGGCGCTGTCGAAGAACTTCCCGACGCCCTGCGCGCGCAGCTCAAGGATGGCGGCCGACTCGTTTGCGTCATGGGAGCCGCGCCTGGCGGTTCCGCCATGGCGTTTCGCCGCAGCGGGGCGGAACTGGGAGGCCGGCGGATTTTCGACGCCAGTGCCGCCATGCTGCCTGGTTTTGCCAAGGCGGCCGAATTCGCCTTTTAATTCCAAGCCACTACAGAAGCGTGGCGAAAATGCCCCAACCCCCGGCATTCTGACAGGGTATCTCGGTCCGGGGGTTTTCACTGATTGCTGCAGTGCCTATTGTCTGCCGAACTGGCCTAAGGCACTGGGGACAAATCGTTTCAGGGCAGTCAAAGTGGCAGGCAAGGCGGCCTGAATCGGGCAAGAATTGCGCCCGCTGGCGGGACGCCCTCTGGTAGAATTTGGGTTCGGTAATGCGCGATCATTTTTTGGTTCGTTGGTCTGCCGGCTTGGCAGCGGGCGTGGCGCTGGCTGTATTGCCTGCGACGGGTCAGATGGCTTTTGCCGACACGCTCGAAGCAGCGTTGGCCCACACCTATGTCAATAACCCGACGCTGAACTCACAGCGCGCTTTGGTCCGTGCCACCGACGAAAACGTCCCGCAGGCGCTTTCCGGCTATCGTCCGCGCGTGTCGATCACCGCGACCGGCGGCGAGCAATCGTCCTCCTCGACGACCAAGGTGACGTCGACCAATCCGGCCACCTATTCGACGCTGAGCGGCTACAACTCGCCGGTCTCGGTGGGCGCCACGATCACGCAAACGCTGTTTAACGGCTTCCAGACCGCCAACCGCACGCGGCAGGCCGAAGCCCAGGTGCTGGCGGCGCGCGAGAGCCTGCGCTCGACCGAGCAGAGCACGCTGCTCAGCGGCGTCACCGCCTACATGAATTTGCTGCGCGACACCGCCATTCTCGACTTGCAGCGCCGCAACGTCGAAGTGCTGCAGGAGCAACTGCGGCAGACGCGCGACCGTTTCAATGTCGGCGAAGTCACGCGCACCGACGTCGCGCAATCGGAATCGAGTCTCGCCGCCGGCCGCTCGGCGGTGTTGACCGCTGAATCGAACTACAAGACCTCGGTTGCCGTCTATCGTCAGGTGATTGGCATCGACCCGGGCAAGCTGGCGGCGGCATCGCCGGTTGATCGCTATTCGCCGACGACCCTTGCCACCGCGATTTCGACCGGCAGCGCCGTTCATCCGTCGATCACGGCGGCGCAGTACAACATCGACACCGCGCTGCAGGCCGTGAAGGTTGCCGAAGGCGCGCTCTATCCGACCGTTTCGGTGCAGGGCAACTTCACAAAGAACTATCTGTCCAGCCAGTCGCTGACGACGATGGAAGCCTATAACGCCTCGGTGCTCGGCACGCTGAGCATCCCGGTCTACCAGGGCGGCTCGGAATACTCGCTCATCCGCCAGGCCAAGGAGACGCTGGGCCAGCGCCGCATCGACATGGACACCGCGCGTGAGCAGGTGCGCCAGAGTGTCGTGCAGTCCTGGGGCCAGCTCGAAGCGGCCAAGGGCAATATCGAAGCGACGACGGCGCAGGTTCAGTCGTCGGAAATCGCTCTCAACGGCGTGCGCGAGGAAGCACGCGTCGGCCAGCGCACCACGCTCGACGTCTTGAACGCTCAGCAGGCTCTGGTGAATGCGCGTGTGTCGCTCGTCTCGGCGCAGCGCGATCGTGTGGTCGCCTCGTACACCTTGCTTGCGGCGGTAGGGCGCTTGTCGGCCCAGGTGCTTGGCCTGCGGGCGCCAACCTATAATCCGAAGGTCCACTACGAGCAGGTTCGCGACAGTTGGGCCGGCGTGCGCACGCCCGACGGCCGCTAAGCCCTCTTCGTGGGAACAGTGCGGCCCACGAGCGGGGCCGTGTCCACAGATCATTGACCCACCGGTCTTTTCCGGCTGCCTCGTCAAGCCCCCGTGTCGTATAACTATGAAGTATGCCGATTCGCCGTCGCCATTGTGCAGGCGTCATTGGGTATCGGCAGCGTGTCGTCTGTGGGTGACGGCGTTCGGGGATAGCGAATGAATCAACCGGCCAAGGCCCAAGAGCCTTCAATGGAGGAAATCCTCGCCTCCATCCGGCGTATCATTGCCGATGAAGACACCGGCAAGGCCAAGCCGGCCGCCGCTGCGCCTGCGCCGCCCAAGCCGGCGCCGGTTCCGCCGCCGGTCGCCGCCAAGCCGGTCGCGCCGCCGCCAGCACCACCGCCGCCGCGACCGCCCGAGGCCGTCAACAAGCAGGCTGATATTGACGCCATGCTGGCGAGCGTGGACGTGGCGCCCGTCGCTGCTCCGCCGCCGCCGAAGCCGGTCGCGCCGCCGGCCAGCGATGTTCTCGATCTCACCGAAGCGATGACCGCGGCACCGCCGGCGCAGAGTTTCCGCACCATCGATGCTGCATCCGATGTGGTGTTTGCCGAAGGCACATCCGAGCCGCCGCCGGAACCGGTATTTTCACCGCCGCCGGCGTCGCCGCCTATGCTCGATCGCGGTCTGATGTCGAACGCGACGCGGTCGGCTGTCGATCACGCCTTCAGCTCGCTCGCCAACACCGTGCTCGGCAACAACGCGCGCACGCTCGAAGATCTGGTCAAGGAAATGTTGCGGCCCATGCTCAAGAGCTGGATCGACGACAACCTGCCGGGTCTCGTCGAGCGCATTGTGCGCGCCGAGATCGAGCGCGTCTCGCGTGGCGGTCGGTAGCCCGCTAGACGCCCGCCACAGCGCGGCGCGTCAAATGCCGCGCCATCCATGATCTCAATGCCAGCAGCATCGCCGCCGCGACGACAAAGTCAGCCGTAGTGAAGCGATCATAAAATCAGCTTGAAAGCAGTGCCCCGGGCTGCGGCCCGGCCGGCGGAGCAAGCGGGGAATGCTCGTTCAAAGTTGACACCCGGCAGTGTGGCAGGCTTTGTAGCCGCCCAATCGCATCGCATGAAACGAATTCCGGCCCCCAAAAACGCATGATCGACAAGACTTATCAGCCGTCCGAAGTCGAAGGCCGCATTTCGCAGGCCTGGGAACAGGCGCAGGCCTTCAAGGCCGGCCGTCCGGAGCGCTCCGGCGCCGAGACCTACGCCATCGTCATCCCGCCGCCGAACGTGACCGGCTCGCTGCACATGGGCCACGCGCTCAACAACACGCTGCAGGACGTGCTGTGCCGGTTCGAGCGCATGCGCGGCAAGGACGTGCTGTGGCAGCCGGGCACCGACCATGCCGGTATTGCGACGCAGATGGTGGTCGAACGCCAGATGATGGAGCGGCAGGAGCCGTCGCGCCGCGATATCGGCCGCGACAAGTTTCTGGAGAAGGTCTGGGCGTGGAAGGCCGAGAGCGGCGGCACCATCGTCAATCAGCTCAAGCGCCTTGGCGCGTCGTGCGACTGGTCGCGCGAGCGCTTCACCATGGACGAGGGTCTCTCCAAGGCCGTTACCAAGGTTTTCGTTCAGCTCTACAACGAGAAGCTGATCTACAAGGACAAGCGGCTGGTCAACTGGGACCCGAAGCTGCTCACCGCGATTTCCGATCTGGAAGTCGTGCCGGTCGAGACCAAGGGCTCGCTCTGGCATTTGCGCTATCCGTTCGAAGGCAAGACCTTCAATCCTGAAGACAAGTCGACCTACATCGTCGTCGCCACGACGCGGCCGGAGACGATGCTGGGCGATAGCGGCGTTGCCGTGCATCCGGACGACGAGCGCTACAAGGCGCTGGTCGGAAAGAACGTCATGCTCCCGCTGGTCGGCCGCAAAATTCCGATCGTCGCCGACGAATATTCCGACCCGGAGAAGGGCTCGGGCGCGGTGAAGATCACGCCGGCGCACGACTTCAACGACTTCGAGGTCGGCAAGCGTAACAATCTGGCGCAGATCAATATCTTCAGCGTTGAGGCGAAGCTGGCGCTGAAGGACAATGAAGCCTTCATGGCTGGCGTGCCGGCCTCCGCCGATCTCGACGAAACGCTGGCGATGCACGGCACCGATCGTTTTGTCGCGCGCAAGCAGCTTGTGGCGCGCCTTGAAGAGAAGGGCCTTATCGAGAAGATTGAGCCGCATGGTCTTGCGGTGCCGCACGGCGACCGCTCGAACGTTGTCATCGAGCCGTTTCTGACCGACCAGTGGTACGTTAACGCCCAAGAACTGGCGAAGCCGGCGATCGCCGCGGTGCGCGATGGCCGCACCACCTTCGTGCCGAAGAACTGGGAAGCGACCTATTTCAACTGGATGGAAAACATCCAGCCCTGGTGCGTGTCGCGCCAGCTCTGGTGGGGCCATCAGATCCCGGCTTGGTATGGGCCGGACGGCAAGGAATTCGTTGCGGAGAGCGAAGCCGAGGCGCAGTCGCAGGCCGACAAGCACTACGGCGCCAAGACCACGCTCAAACGCGACGAAGACGTCCTCGACACCTGGTTCTCTTCCGCGCTGTGGCCGTTCTCGACGCTCGGCTGGCCGGAGGAAACGCGCGAACTCAATCGCTTCTATCCGACCAATACGCTGGTCACCGGCTTTGACATCATCTTCTTCTGGGTCGCCCGCATGATGATGATGGGCCTGCACTTCATGAAGGATGAGAAGGGGCAGCCCGAAATCCCGTTCAAGGATATCTACATCCATCGCCTGGTGCGCGACGCCTCCGGCGCCAAGATGTCGAAGTCCAAGGGCAATGTCGTCGATCCGCTTGGCATTATTGATGAGTTCGGCGCCGACGCGCTGCGCTTTACGTTGATGCGCAACGTCGCGCCGTCGCACGATATCCGTCTCGGCCCGCAGGACGTCGAGAACAACCGCAACTTCGCAACCAAGCTGTGGAATGCAGCGCGTTTCGTCGAATTCAACGGGGCGGCGCGCGTCGCCGGCTTCGATCCGAAGTCCGCAAAAGAAGTGCTCAACCGCTGGATCGCACACGAGACGCAGAAAGCGCTGGCCGAGGTCACTGCTGCACTTGGCGAATACAAGTTCGCCGAAGCGGCCGGCGCGGCCTATCGCTTTGTCTGGAATGTGTACTGCGACTGGTATGTCGAGCTGTCGAAGCCGCTGCTGACCGGGCCGGACGGCGCGGCCAAGGACGAGACCCGCGCCATGGCGGCCTGGGCGCTCGATGAAATCATCAAGATGCTGCATCCGTTCATGCCCTTCATCACCGAAGAGCTGTGGCGGGTCACGGCCGAGCAGGGGCCGCAACGCGAGGCGCTGCTGGCGTTGACGCCGTGGTCGAAACTGGAAGGTCTCACCGACGACAAGGCAGAAGCCGAAATCGGCTGGGTCATCGACCTCATCACCGCGATCCGGTCGATCCGCGCCGAGATGAACATCAACGTCAATATTCCGCTGGTGCTCGCGGGGGTGTCCGCCGAGATCAGCGCGCGCGCGGATCGGTGGGCCGAGTTCATCAAGCGGCTCGCCCGCGTGTCGGACATGTCGGCGGCGGCAACCCCGCCGCAGGGTTCGGCGCAACTCGTGGTGCGCGGCGATCTGGTGGCGCTGCCGCTGGTGGGCGTCATCGACATTGCCGCCGAGCGCGCGCGCCTCGCCAAGGAAATGAAGAAGGCCGAGGACGACATCGACCGCGTCGAGAAGAAGCTCGGCAATCCGAAATTCGTCGAGCGTGCCGAGCCCGAGGTGGTCGACGAGGAAAGGGCCAAGCGCGAGGAAGCGGTTGCCCGCAAGGCCAAGATCGCCGAGGCGATCGAGCGGCTCAAGGGCGCGGCGTAGCCATCACCGGAACGGTTTGCTCAGGAAGCGCGAGCCCTTGAGCCCATAGCGCCAGGGGTATTCGACCGCCTTGGTGATGCCGATGCGGGGGCCGGTGACGATCTCCGGCGTGGCAGGCCGCGCCCGCAGCTCGAACGGCGGCCGGTCGAGCGGCAGGCCGTTGTGCTTGATGGAGACGCCCATCGCCTCGCACAGCTTGCCCGGCCCGGAGCACAGGTCGGAGGCCTCGGGCAGCTTCCGCCTCCTGCGCATGGCGGCCAGCCCGTCGGTGGGTTCGATCGCCCGGATCAGGATGGCGCTGGCCGAGCCGGCGTCCTCGCAGACGAAGTTCAGGCACCAGTGGATGCCGTAGGACCGGTACACATAGGCAAAGCCCGGCGGCCCGAACATCACGGCATTGCGCGGCGTCTGGCCCCGGTAGCTGTGTGCGGCCGGGTCGGTGTGGTGATAGGCCTCAACTTCGACGATGACCCCGCCGGCCCCGTTCACCAAGAGCGTGGCGCCAATCAGCTCCGGGGCAACGTCGTGCACCGAGCGGTCGAAGAATTTGCGGGTCAGGCGAGGGGGCATTCGTCTCTCATGCCGGCGGGTGGTGGCAGTTTCTGTGTCCAGCCTGCAACACTTAAGAAACAATCAAGCTCTGCCGGCCAATGATGGCTGGCCACGCCGCGATTTGGCCATACCCTTCAATCACATCGAAGGCCTCCAAGTTACGGCGCAAACCGTTGCGGGAGTTCTGGATTTCCACCCCGCCGGGTGTCCCGTTTTGGGGCCGCCGGGATCGGAATCGAAGGGCCTTCGCGTGAAGTGTCGACAAAGCCTGCCCGGACGTAACCGGCGGCGCTGAAATGGGGCGGGGGCCCGAAAAGTACTATGGACGCCAAGACCGATATCAAATTCCGACTTCCTTCGCGGCATGTGACCGAAGGTCCGGCCCGCGCGCCGCATCGTTCGTACTATTACGCGATGGGCCTGACCAAGGAGCAGATCCACCAGCCGTTCGTCGGCGTGGCCTCCTGCTGGAACGAAGCCGCTCCCTGCAACATTTCGCTGATGCGCCAGGCCCAGGCCGCCAAAAAGGGCGTCGCCTCCGCTGGCGGCACGCCACGCGAATTCTGCACCATCACTGTGACCGACGGCATCGCCATGGGCCATGCTGGCATGTACGCCTCGCTGCCGTCGCGCGACCTGATTGCGGACTCCGTCGAACTCACCATGCGCGGTCACGGCTATGACGCGCTGATCGGTCTGGCCGGCTGCGACAAGTCGCTGCCGGGCATGATGATGGCGATGGTGCGCATGAACGTGCCATCGATCTTCATCTATGGCGGCTCGATCCTGCCCGGTTCCTGGAAGGGCCAGCCGATTACCGTTCAGGACATGTTCGAAGCCGTCGGCAAGAACTCGGTCGGTGCGCTGTCGGACGAAGATCTCGACGCCATGGAACAGGTGGCGTGTCCGTCGGCCGGCGCCTGCGGCGCCCAGTTCACCGCCAACACCATGGCAACCGTGTCGGAGGCCATCGGCCTCGCGCTGCCGTATTCGGCGGGCGCGCCGGCGCCTTATGAAATTCGCGACAAGTTCTGCGCTCTCGCCGGCGAAAAGATCATGGAGCTGCTGCAGCTCAATCTGCGTCC comes from Undibacter mobilis and encodes:
- a CDS encoding GGDEF domain-containing protein, giving the protein MNLDVNTLFLVTIYVEAILGLLLLFAWAQNMAVRAVAWWGFAHLLRAASIVLFGMYGTAPDIITIDLANAVLFTAFAVTWTGARVFDGRPVEPVYLVTGAVLWLLVCRLPVLNDAIEVRGLIASGIITGYTWLTAYEFWRGRKEQLVSRWPAIFMLFAHGALFLLRTPLVSMLPFSMTADKMFGSVWLTVLSFEALLFTISIAFILLAMAKERTELRHRTAAMVDPLTGIANRRAFLHDAAAMAKHHLADPLPTAVMLVDLDHFKSINDRFGHAVGDRVLEVFTAAASEAIRPNDLIGRIGGEEFAAVLHDIKSVEAVAVAERIRETFAHVAQVVDGRPVNATVSIGLVHCDGDVLDIAELLSQADQALYFAKENGRNRVEVASLEMILRRNDEALAPLTGAEPVQVSAA
- a CDS encoding cobalamin-independent methionine synthase II family protein; protein product: MKRSTDRILTTHVGSLIRPAELQEFLRAVQGGKPYDEKAYQTCLTDSVAAVVRQQADTGIDVPSDGEFGKSISWAQYALTRLSGFERRPIKEDKANPFKRGADRTRFADFYAELDAKEAVSTTTEAICVGPIAYTGLGELQRDIENFKAALGKVKVSEGFLPVAAPASVIPDRKNEFYKTDEELQTAIAGAMRTEYKAIIDAGLVVQLDDARSAVTYDRMVPPGSFADYKSWLEKQIEVMNEATKGLPQEQIRYHVCWGSWPGPHVSDVPLKDIVDVILKAKVGAFVIEGANPRHEHEWKVWKNAKLDGRVLIPGVISHATNVVEHPELVAERIVRLANLVGRENVIGGTDCGFAQGPFYRRVHPSVMWAKLEALVAGARLATAELWGRAAA
- a CDS encoding nicotinate phosphoribosyltransferase codes for the protein MPTPTTPPVSALTTDLYELNMVQAYLDKGETGEAVFEFFVRRLPARRGFLLAAGLEDALDYIETLRFTSEEIDWLKSTGRFRDNFLAYLKDFRFTGDVHAIPEGSVCFPNEPLIRITAPLPQAQLVESRLINILHFQTLIASKAARMVLAAPGKILSDFGLRTAHGAEAGLYSARASYIAGFSGAANVVAGQRYGIPVMGTMAHSYIQVHDDELTAFETFARARPNDVIFLIDTYDTEAGARKVVELSARLKADGIVIRGVRIDSGDLIASARKVRGILNAGGLKDVIILVSGGINEDVLQGMMTERAPIDGFGIGVNLDASIDAPSLDCAYKLQEYKGTPKRKLSEGKQTWPGRKQVWRSYGADGRMSGDALSVEGDPQAGEPLIEQVMRGGERIKPAPTLAQIRERAARDLARLPEPLRQLQPGNDYPVKVADKLVALAKEADARTRR
- a CDS encoding protein-L-isoaspartate O-methyltransferase family protein, producing MTDFASARRHMVDGQIRPADVTDLRITTAMLEVPREAFVPEKALAYLDLDLNLGVARRCLMKPMVLAKLIQALEIEATDKVLIVGAATGYSAAILARMAGEVVALEQEEGLARSASAALTGTTNVKVVTGPLSSGYASAAPYDAMLVEGAVEELPDALRAQLKDGGRLVCVMGAAPGGSAMAFRRSGAELGGRRIFDASAAMLPGFAKAAEFAF
- a CDS encoding TolC family outer membrane protein; the protein is MRDHFLVRWSAGLAAGVALAVLPATGQMAFADTLEAALAHTYVNNPTLNSQRALVRATDENVPQALSGYRPRVSITATGGEQSSSSTTKVTSTNPATYSTLSGYNSPVSVGATITQTLFNGFQTANRTRQAEAQVLAARESLRSTEQSTLLSGVTAYMNLLRDTAILDLQRRNVEVLQEQLRQTRDRFNVGEVTRTDVAQSESSLAAGRSAVLTAESNYKTSVAVYRQVIGIDPGKLAAASPVDRYSPTTLATAISTGSAVHPSITAAQYNIDTALQAVKVAEGALYPTVSVQGNFTKNYLSSQSLTTMEAYNASVLGTLSIPVYQGGSEYSLIRQAKETLGQRRIDMDTAREQVRQSVVQSWGQLEAAKGNIEATTAQVQSSEIALNGVREEARVGQRTTLDVLNAQQALVNARVSLVSAQRDRVVASYTLLAAVGRLSAQVLGLRAPTYNPKVHYEQVRDSWAGVRTPDGR
- a CDS encoding PopZ family protein, whose product is MNQPAKAQEPSMEEILASIRRIIADEDTGKAKPAAAAPAPPKPAPVPPPVAAKPVAPPPAPPPPRPPEAVNKQADIDAMLASVDVAPVAAPPPPKPVAPPASDVLDLTEAMTAAPPAQSFRTIDAASDVVFAEGTSEPPPEPVFSPPPASPPMLDRGLMSNATRSAVDHAFSSLANTVLGNNARTLEDLVKEMLRPMLKSWIDDNLPGLVERIVRAEIERVSRGGR
- a CDS encoding valine--tRNA ligase is translated as MIDKTYQPSEVEGRISQAWEQAQAFKAGRPERSGAETYAIVIPPPNVTGSLHMGHALNNTLQDVLCRFERMRGKDVLWQPGTDHAGIATQMVVERQMMERQEPSRRDIGRDKFLEKVWAWKAESGGTIVNQLKRLGASCDWSRERFTMDEGLSKAVTKVFVQLYNEKLIYKDKRLVNWDPKLLTAISDLEVVPVETKGSLWHLRYPFEGKTFNPEDKSTYIVVATTRPETMLGDSGVAVHPDDERYKALVGKNVMLPLVGRKIPIVADEYSDPEKGSGAVKITPAHDFNDFEVGKRNNLAQINIFSVEAKLALKDNEAFMAGVPASADLDETLAMHGTDRFVARKQLVARLEEKGLIEKIEPHGLAVPHGDRSNVVIEPFLTDQWYVNAQELAKPAIAAVRDGRTTFVPKNWEATYFNWMENIQPWCVSRQLWWGHQIPAWYGPDGKEFVAESEAEAQSQADKHYGAKTTLKRDEDVLDTWFSSALWPFSTLGWPEETRELNRFYPTNTLVTGFDIIFFWVARMMMMGLHFMKDEKGQPEIPFKDIYIHRLVRDASGAKMSKSKGNVVDPLGIIDEFGADALRFTLMRNVAPSHDIRLGPQDVENNRNFATKLWNAARFVEFNGAARVAGFDPKSAKEVLNRWIAHETQKALAEVTAALGEYKFAEAAGAAYRFVWNVYCDWYVELSKPLLTGPDGAAKDETRAMAAWALDEIIKMLHPFMPFITEELWRVTAEQGPQREALLALTPWSKLEGLTDDKAEAEIGWVIDLITAIRSIRAEMNINVNIPLVLAGVSAEISARADRWAEFIKRLARVSDMSAAATPPQGSAQLVVRGDLVALPLVGVIDIAAERARLAKEMKKAEDDIDRVEKKLGNPKFVERAEPEVVDEERAKREEAVARKAKIAEAIERLKGAA
- a CDS encoding DNA-3-methyladenine glycosylase; the encoded protein is MPPRLTRKFFDRSVHDVAPELIGATLLVNGAGGVIVEVEAYHHTDPAAHSYRGQTPRNAVMFGPPGFAYVYRSYGIHWCLNFVCEDAGSASAILIRAIEPTDGLAAMRRRRKLPEASDLCSGPGKLCEAMGVSIKHNGLPLDRPPFELRARPATPEIVTGPRIGITKAVEYPWRYGLKGSRFLSKPFR